One Ictalurus furcatus strain D&B chromosome 21, Billie_1.0, whole genome shotgun sequence genomic region harbors:
- the nabp2 gene encoding SOSS complex subunit B1-A, giving the protein MTTETFVKDIKPGLKNLNVIFIVLETGRVTKTKDGHEVRTCKVADKTGSISISVWDEVGALIQTGDILRLTKGYASVFKGCLTLYTGRGGELQKIGEFCMVYSEVPNFSEPNPEYLALMNKPGLNEQGNNANNNNGSSSTVGNDATNGNGVNCQSAANTQPSSRANAGNASRSSASGSAVSNGKETRRSSKR; this is encoded by the exons ATGACCACAGAGACGTTCGTGAAGGACATCAAACCCGGACTGAAGAATTTAAATGTCATCTTCATCGTCCTGGAGACAG gAAGGGTCACCAAAACCAAAGATGGCCACGAGGTGCGCACCTGTAAGGTAGCCGATAAGACGGGAAGCATCAGCATATCAGTGTGGGATGAAGTCGGAGCTCTCATTCAGACCGGAGACATCCTCCGACTGACCAAAGG CTATGCGTCAGTTTTTAAAGGCTGTCTCACTCTGTAcacaggaagaggaggagagctGCAGAAGATCGGAGA attttgcaTGGTGTACTCCGAAGTGCCAAACTTCAGTGAGCCAAACCCGGAATATTTGGCCCTGATGAACAAACCA GGACTTAACGAGCAAGGAAACAacgcaaacaacaacaatggttCCTCGAGTACTGTGG GTAACGATGCCACTAATGGTAACGGGGTGAACTGTCAGAGCGCGGCGAACACGCAGCCGAGCAGCCGAGCCAACGCCGGGAACGCCAGTAGAAGCTCCGCCTCCGGAAGCGCAGTGAGTAACGGGAAAGAGACACGACGTTCCTCTAAAAGATGA
- the LOC128625184 gene encoding probable nuclear hormone receptor HR38, which translates to MPCVETQFGALPYESNFFSPDFLNSGLSNKPGMDLSIQREQLSTPSLPSINTLVGNSGENDTFSCQFTASVSAATNTNTPGDIHNALVEGSSPSGLQSPFKLDDIQVYGCYPGAFSFSCLDESLSSCGSDYYGSPLSSTSSSSTPGFQNHPGSTWESAFSPFPSMSWSSEVTALHQKPSFFTFNTPVEQQSLIRDHQLQLGDEDVFGQFHQPSPLHFPSLDLEHRCLDNPVLKVGRVEVHPSAKQRSPNEGNCAVCGDNASCQHYGVRTCEGCKGFFKRTVQKNAKYVCLANKDCPVDKRRRNRCQFCRFQKCLAVGMVKEVVRTDSLKGRRGRLPSKPKNLPDNVTPVNISASLVRAHIDSNPALAKLDYSKYQEDVKNLSEKVDANDIQQFYDLLTGTMEVIQKWAEAVPGFRTFCREDQELLLEAAFVELFILRLAYRSNPEEHKLIFCNGVVLHRLQCVRGFGDWIDSIMDFSQSLHRMNLDITSFSCLAALVIITDRHGLKEPKRVEELQNRLISCLRTHITSSSADQSRSQPCLSRLLSKLPELRTLCTQGLQRIFYLKLEDLVPPPPIVEKIFMDTLPF; encoded by the exons ATGCCTTGCGTCGAGACCCAGTTTGGAGCACTGCCTTATGAAAGCAACTTCTTCAGCCCTGATTTTCTAAATTCAGGACTCTCCAACAAGCCGGGCATGGATCTCAGCATCCAGAGAGAGCAGCTTTCTACACCGTCGCTGCCCAGCATCAACACACTAGTGGGCAATTCTGGTGAGAATGACACCTTCTCTTGCCAGTTCACTGCTTCGGTCTCGGCCGCCacgaacacaaacacacccggCGACATCCACAACGCATTAGTTGAAGGTTCAAGCCCAAGTGGTCTTCAGTCTCCTTTCAAGCTGGACGACATCCAGGTGTACGGCTGCTACCCAGGAGCCTTCTCCTTCAGTTGTCTGGATGAAAGCTTGTCCTCGTGTGGATCTGACTATTACGGAAGCCCGCTTTCGTCGACTTCCTCATCTTCAACCCCAGGCTTCCAAAACCATCCCGGTTCAACCTGGGAAAGTGCCTTCAGTCCATTTCCTTCCATGTCTTGGTCATCAGAGGTCACAGCTCTACACCAGAAGCCTTCCTTCTTTACGTTCAACACGCCGGTTGAGCAGCAGTCCCTGATCCGGGATCACCAACTGCAACTCGGTGATGAGGATGTTTTTGGTCAATTTCACCAACCGTCTCCATTGCATTTCCCATCCCTGGACCTTGAGCACAGGTGCTTGGACAATCCGGTACTAAAGGTCGGAAGGGTCGAGGTTCACCCATCTGCAAAACAACGAAGTCCCAACGAAGGAAACTGTGCAGTATGTGGTGACAATGCTTCCTGTCAGCACTACGGGGTTCGCACCTGTGAAGGGTgcaaagggttcttcaag CGCACTGTTCAGAAGAATGCAAAATATGTCTGCCTCGCCAATAAAGACTGTCCAGTCGACAAGCGACGGAGGAACCGTTGCCAGTTTTGCCGTTTTCAGAAGTGTCTTGCAGTAGGAATGGTCAAAGAAG TGGTGAGAACAGACAGTCTTAAAGGTCGAAGAGGACGTCTTCCATCAAAGCCCAAGAACCTTCCAGACAACGTGACTCCTGTGAATATTAGCGCCTCGCTTGTAAGGGCTCACATCGATTCCAATCCTGCTCTGGCGAAACTGGATTACTCCAAG TACCAGGAAGATGTGAAGAACCTGTCTGAAAAGGTGGACGCCAATGACATCCAGCAGTTTTACGATCTCCTCACCGGGACCATGGAGGTTATCCAGAAATGGGCTGAGGCTGTTCCTGGTTTCCGCACCTTCTGTCGCGAGGACCAGGAGCTCCTTCTGGAGGCCGCGTTCGTCGAGCTCTTCATATTGAGACTAGCATACAG ATCGAATCCTGAGGAACACAAACTGATATTCTGTAATGGTGTAGTGCTACACCGCTTGCAGTGTGTACGAGGGTTTGGAGATTGGATCGATTCTATCATGGACTTCTCTCAGAGTCTCCATCGCATGAACCTGGACATAACATCGTTCTCCTGCTTAGCAGCACTCGTCATCATCACAG ATCGCCATGGTCTAAAGGAACCCAAACGTGTGGAAGAGCTTCAGAACCGCTTGATCTCCTGCCTCAGAACCCACATCACAAGCAGCAGCGCAGACCAGAGCAGATCTCAGCCGTGTTTGTCTCGTTTGCTCAGCAAACTGCCAGAGCTGAGGACTTTGTGCACGCAGGGTTTGCAGCGGATCTTTTACCTGAAGCTGGAGGACCTGGTTCCTCCTCCGCCCATTGTGGAGAAAATCTTCATGGACACACTTCCATTTTGA